One window of the Bradyrhizobium sp. NP1 genome contains the following:
- a CDS encoding ionic transporter y4hA — MSEHGPMPRSAWVFPALGMALFGAVTASGYSFAPSAGGWLFAAVLLIVLFGTVFAAVHHAEMIAERIGEPFGTLLLTLAVTVIEVALISTIMLGETPAPTLARDTVFAVVMIVCNGLVGLCIFIGGIRYREQDFQITGANLYLSVLFVLATITLDMPNFTLTAPGPVYSTAQLAVVSTVTLLLYGVFLYTQTIRHRDYFVSGANEAAAHGEVMSNRMLAISIALLLVALLAVVLLAKKFSLVVDIVTVKIGAPAAFAGVLVAILILLPESVAAVSAARKNDLQKSINLALGSSIATIGLTVPAVAVAAYALDKQLVLGLSNQHMLILLLTFMLSLLTFGTGRTNILFGMVHMVVFALFLFMVFVP, encoded by the coding sequence ATGAGTGAACACGGTCCGATGCCGCGCTCGGCGTGGGTGTTTCCGGCGCTGGGAATGGCGCTGTTCGGAGCCGTGACGGCCAGCGGCTATTCGTTCGCGCCCTCGGCCGGCGGGTGGCTGTTCGCGGCCGTGCTGCTGATTGTCCTGTTCGGCACGGTATTCGCGGCCGTGCATCACGCCGAGATGATCGCCGAGCGGATCGGCGAGCCGTTCGGCACGCTGCTGCTGACGCTCGCGGTCACTGTCATCGAGGTGGCGCTGATCTCGACCATCATGCTCGGCGAAACGCCGGCCCCGACGCTGGCACGCGACACCGTGTTTGCCGTCGTCATGATCGTCTGTAACGGCCTGGTCGGGCTCTGCATCTTCATCGGCGGCATCCGCTACCGCGAGCAGGATTTTCAGATCACCGGCGCCAACCTTTACCTGAGCGTCTTGTTCGTGCTGGCGACCATTACGCTCGACATGCCGAACTTCACGTTGACGGCGCCGGGGCCGGTCTATTCCACCGCCCAGCTCGCCGTCGTGAGCACCGTTACCTTGCTGCTTTACGGGGTGTTTCTCTATACCCAGACCATCCGCCACCGCGACTATTTCGTCAGCGGCGCCAACGAGGCGGCTGCGCACGGCGAGGTGATGTCGAACCGCATGCTGGCAATCAGCATCGCGTTGCTCCTCGTCGCATTGCTCGCGGTGGTGCTGCTGGCCAAGAAATTCTCGCTTGTCGTCGACATCGTCACCGTGAAGATCGGCGCGCCGGCGGCTTTTGCCGGCGTGCTGGTGGCGATCCTGATCCTGCTACCGGAAAGCGTCGCCGCGGTGTCGGCGGCCCGCAAGAACGATCTGCAGAAGAGCATCAACCTTGCGCTCGGCTCGTCGATCGCCACCATCGGGCTCACGGTTCCGGCCGTGGCGGTCGCCGCCTATGCGCTCGACAAGCAGCTTGTGCTCGGGTTGAGCAACCAGCACATGCTGATCCTGCTGCTGACGTTCATGCTGAGCCTGCTCACCTTCGGCACCGGCCGCACCAACATCCTGTTCGGCATGGTGCATATGGTGGTGTTCGCGTTGTTCCTGTTCATGGTATTCGTGCCGTGA
- a CDS encoding alpha/beta hydrolase: MTILKWGLIVVLAFYVCGLLVLFFAQRAMLFPVPTKARVAPAAAGFAVAEEHVLTTSDGEKVIVWHVPAKPGHPVILYFHGNGDFLAGFFGRFRTLIADGTGIVALSFRGYAGSSGDPGERGLLLDAEAAYAFASARYDSTRIVVWGFSLGTGVAVAVAAEHPVARLILEAPYTSTVDVAASMFPIVPVSLLMRDQFHSDRRIGRVTAPLLIMHGTADPAIPFRFGERLFALANEPKQFVRFEGGGHEDLGNYGAIEVVRRFIGPLKG, encoded by the coding sequence ATGACGATCCTCAAATGGGGCCTGATCGTCGTCCTCGCGTTTTACGTTTGCGGCCTCCTCGTGCTGTTTTTCGCCCAGCGCGCGATGCTGTTTCCCGTCCCGACCAAAGCGCGGGTCGCGCCCGCGGCCGCAGGCTTCGCCGTGGCGGAAGAACATGTCCTGACCACCTCCGACGGAGAAAAGGTCATCGTCTGGCACGTGCCGGCAAAGCCTGGTCACCCCGTGATCCTCTACTTTCACGGCAATGGCGATTTCCTCGCGGGCTTCTTCGGCCGCTTCCGTACGCTGATCGCCGACGGCACCGGCATCGTCGCGCTGTCCTTCCGCGGCTATGCCGGCTCGAGCGGCGATCCCGGCGAGCGGGGCTTGCTGCTTGATGCGGAAGCCGCCTATGCCTTCGCGTCGGCGCGCTACGACTCGACGCGGATCGTGGTTTGGGGCTTTTCACTCGGCACCGGCGTTGCGGTCGCGGTCGCGGCCGAGCATCCGGTCGCAAGGCTGATCCTGGAGGCGCCCTACACCTCCACCGTCGATGTCGCCGCGTCGATGTTTCCGATCGTGCCGGTCAGCCTCCTGATGCGGGACCAGTTTCATTCCGACCGGCGCATTGGCCGCGTCACCGCGCCGCTCCTCATCATGCACGGCACCGCCGATCCCGCGATCCCGTTTCGCTTCGGCGAGCGGCTGTTTGCGCTCGCCAACGAGCCCAAGCAATTCGTCCGCTTCGAAGGCGGCGGCCATGAAGATCTCGGCAATTACGGCGCGATCGAGGTGGTCAGGCGCTTCATCGGGCCTTTGAAAGGATGA